In Prunus dulcis chromosome 2, ALMONDv2, whole genome shotgun sequence, a single genomic region encodes these proteins:
- the LOC117618548 gene encoding cleavage and polyadenylation specificity factor subunit 1 isoform X3 has protein sequence MSFAAYKMMHWPTGIENCASGFISHSRSDFVPRIPPIQTEDLESEWPTSRREIGPIPNLVVTAGNVLEVYVVRVQEEDGTRGPRASGEPKRGGLMDGVSGASLELVCHYRLHGNVVTMAILSSGGGDGSRRRDSIILTFEDAKISVLEFDDSIHGLRTSSMHCFEGPEWLHLRRGRESFARGPLVKVDPQGRCGSILVYGLQMIILKASQGGSGLVGDDDSFGSGGAISARIESSYIVNLRDMDMKHVKDFTFLHGYIEPVMVILHERELTWAGRVSWKHHTCMISALSISTTLKQHPLIWSAVNLPHDAYKLLAVPSPIGGVLVISANSIHYHSQSASCALALNSYAVSADNSQEMPRSSFTVELDTANATWLLNDVALLSTKTGELLLLTLVYDGRVVQRLDLSKSKASVLTSGITKVGNSLFFLGSRLGDSLLVQFTCGVGSSVLSSDMKDEVGDIEGDAPLAKRLRMSSSDALQDMVSGEELSLYGSAPNNAESAQKSFSFAVRDSLINVGPLKDFSYGLRINADANATGIAKQSNYELVCCSGHGKNGALCVLRQSIRPEMITEVELPGCKGIWTVYHKNARGHNADSSKIAASDDEYHAYLIISLEARTMVLETADLLSEVTESVDYFVQGRTIAAGNLFGRRRVVQVYERGARILDGSFMTQDLSFGTSNSEMGSGSESSTVLSVSIVDPYVLLRMSDGGIRLLVGDPSLCTVSISIPAAFESSKKSISACTLYHDKGPEPWLRKTSTDAWLSTGIDEAIDGADGVSHDQGDVYCVVCYESGSLEIFDVPNFNCVFSVDKFVSGNAHLVDTLMRDPPKDPQKLINKSSEEVSGQGRKENIQNMKVVELAMQRWSGQHSRPFLFGILNDGMILCYHAYLFEGPETASKTEDLASAQNTTGVSNLSASRLRNLRFVRVPLDTYAKKDTSNETSCQRMTIFKNIAGYQGLFLSGSRPAWFMVFRERLRIHPQLCDGSVVAVTVLHNVNCNHGLIYVTSQGILKICQLPPITSYDNYWPVQKIPLKGTPHQVTYFAEKNLYPLIVSVPNTTTKENETLLAIGTAYVQGEDVAGRGRVLLFSAGKSADDTQTLVSEVYSKELKGAISALASLQGHLLIASGPKIILHKWNGTELNGVAFFDVPPLYVVSLNIVKNFILLGDVHKSIYFLSWKEQGAQLTLLAKDFGNLDCFATEFLIDGSTLSLVVADEQKNIQIFYYAPKMSESWKGQKLLSRAEFHVGTHVTKFLRLQMLSTSSDRTGTNPGSDKTNRYALLFGTLDGSIGCIAPLDELTFRRLQSLQKKLVDAVPHVAGLNPRAFRQFQSNGKAHRPGPDTIVDCELLSHYEMLPLEEQLEIANQIGTTRSQIFSNLNDLSIGTSFL, from the exons ATGAGCTTCGCGGCATACAAGATGATGCACTGGCCGACGGGCATTGAGAACTGTGCATCGGGGTTCATCTCTCACTCACGCTCCGACTTCGTGCCTCGAATTCCTCCGATTCAGACGGAGGACCTCGAGTCTGAATGGCCCACCTCGCGCCGAGAAATCGGCCCCATTCCAAACCTCGTCGTCACCGCCGGGAATGTCCTTGAAGTGTACGTCGTCAGAGTTCAAGAGGAAGATGGCACCAGAGGCCCTAGGGCTTCAGGAGAACCCAAACGTGGTGGTCTCATGGACGGCGTCTCTGGGGCTTCGCTTGAGCTCGTTTGCCATTACAG ATTGCACGGTAATGTGGTAACAATGGCGATATTATCTAGTGGAGGTGGAGATGGTTCCAGAAGAAGAGATTCTATTATTTTAACCTTTGAAGATGCGAAAATTTCAGTTCTAGAGTTTGATGATTCAATTCATGGACTTCGTACTAG CTCTATGCACTGTTTTGAGGGCCCAGAGTGGCTTCATTTGAGAAGAGGTAGAGAGTCATTTGCAAGAGGCCCATTGGTTAAGGTTGATCCTCAAGGAAGGTGTGGAAGCATTCTTGTTTATGGTCTGCAAATGATAATACTTAAAGCTTCTCAG ggTGGCTCTGGTTTGGTTGGAGATGATGATAGTTTTGGTTCTGGAGGTGCAATTTCTGCTCGTATTGAGTCATCTTACATTGTTAATCTACGAGATATGGACATGAAGCATGTAAAGGATTTTACATTTTTACATG GTTATATCGAGCCTGTGATGGTTATCCTTCATGAGCGGGAGCTTACCTGGGCTGGGCGTGTCTCATGGAAGCACCACACTTGTATGATTTCTGCACTTAGTATCAGCACAACTTTGAAGCAGCATCCTCTTATATGGTCAGCTGTT AATCTCCCACATGATGCCTACAAGCTACTTGCTGTACCATCTCCAATTGGTGGTGTTCTTGTGATTAGTGCAAATTCTATTCATTACCATAGCCAG TCAGCCTCATGTGCGTTGGCATTGAACAGTTACGCTGTTTCTGCTGATAACAG TCAAGAGATGCCAAGATCTAGTTTCACCGTGGAGCTTGACACTGCCAATGCAACTTGGTTATTGAACGATGTAGCCTTGCTGTCTACAAAAACTGGAGAGCTACTATTGCTTACCCTTGTTTATGACGGACG GGTTGTGCAGAGACTTGACCTTTCAAAGTCTAAAGCTTCAGTACTTACGTCG GGTATTACGAAAGTTGGAAATTCGTTATTTTTTCTGGGCAGTCGGTTGGGGGACAGTTTGCTTGTGCAGTTCACTTGTGGTGTAGGGAGCTCAGTGTTGTCATCTGATATGAAGGATGAG GTAGGAGATATTGAAGGTGATGCCCCATTGGCAAAGCGATTGCGAATGTCATCTTCTGATGCATTGCAAGATATGGTTAGTGGCGAGGAGCTCTCTTTGTATGGGTCAGCTCCAAATAATGCAGAATCAGCTCAG AAGTCTTTTTCATTTGCTGTAAGGGACTCTTTGATTAATGTTGGTCCTTTGAAGGACTTCTCCTATGGTTTAAGGATTAATGCAGATGCAAATGCTACTGGAATTGCTAAACAGAGTAATTACGAACTG GTGTGCTGTTCGGGTCATGGAAAGAATGGTGCTCTCTGTGTTCTTCGTCAATCAATTCGTCCAGAAATGATTACTGAG GTTGAACTACCAGGCTGCAAGGGAATTTGGACTGTTTACCACAAGAATGCACGTGGTCATAATGCTGACTCTTCTAAAATTGCTGCTTCTGATGACGAGTATCATGCATATTTAATTATAAGTCTGGAGGCTCGTACAATG GTACTTGAAACAGCTGATCTTCTGAGTGAAGTCACAGAAAGTGTCGACTATTTCGTGCAAGGGAGAACAATTGCTGCAGGGAATTTGTTTGGAAG gCGTCGAGTTGTGCAGGTTTATGAACGTGGTGCTCGAATTTTAGATGGTTCTTTTATGACTCAGGATTTAAGCTTTGGAACTTCAAACTCTGAAATGGGTTCTGGTTCAGAGAGCTCCACAGTGCTATCAGTTTCTATTGTTGATCCCTATGTTTTACTGAGAATGTCTGATGGTGGTATCCGGCTCCTTGTTGGAG ATCCTTCTTTGTGCACTGTTTCTATAAGCATTCCAGCTGCCTTTGAGAGCTCAAAGAAATCGATATCTGCCTGCACACTGTATCATGATAAAGGACCTGAGCCATGGCTCCGGAAGACAAGTACTGATGCTTGGCTTTCCACAGGAATTGACGAGGCTATTGATGGTGCTGATGGTGTCTCACATGATCAGGGTGATGTATATTGTGTTGTTTGTTATGAAAGCGGTTCCCTTGAAATATTTGATGTGCCCAATTTCAATTGTGTTTTCTCTGTGGATAAGTTTGTATCGGGAAATGCACACCTCGTTGATACATTAATGCGAGACCCACCAAAAGATCCCCAAAAACTGATCAACAAAAGTTCTGAAGAAGTGAGTGGCCAGGGCCGGAAAGAAAATATACAGAATATGAAAGTTGTAGAGCTGGCTATGCAGAGATGGTCGGGACAGCATAGCCGTCCTTTTCTTTTCGGGATTTTGAATGATGGGATGATTCTTTGTTACCATGCTTACTTGTTTGAAGGTCCAGAGACTGCCTCTAAAACTGAGGATTTAGCTTCTGCTCAGAATACTACTGGTGTAAGCAATCTTAGTGCTTCCAGGCTCAGAAATTTGAGATTTGTTCGTGTCCCCTTGGACACATATGCTAAAAAGGACACATCAAATGAGACATCGTGCCAAAGAATGACAATTTTTAAGAACATTGCTGGCTATCAGGGGTTGTTCCTTTCCGGGTCAAGACCAGCTTGGTTTATGGTGTTCAGAGAACGTCTACGCATTCATCCACAG cTTTGTGATGGTTCAGTCGTTGCCGTCACTGTTCTTCACAATGTTAACTGTAACCATGGGCTCATATATGTTACATCACAG GGTATTTTGAAGATTTGCCAACTGCCGCCCATCACAAGTTATGACAATTATTGGCCAGTACAAAAG ATTCCGTTGAAAGGAACTCCTCATCAGGTCACTTACTTTGCTGAGAAGAATTTATACCCGCTTATAGTTTCAGTACCC AATACAACCACAAAAGAGAATGAAACACTTTTAGCAATTGGGACTGCTTATGTGCAAGGGGAGGATGTTGCTGGGAGAGGACgggttcttttattttcagcTGGAAAAAGTGCTGACGATACCCAGACCTTG GTTTCAGAGGTTTACTCCAAAGAATTGAAGGGTGCCATTTCTGCATTAGCCTCACTTCAAGGTCATCTGTTGATAGCTTCTGGCCCTAAAATTATTTTACACAAGTGGAATGGTACTGAACTGAATGGTGTGGCATTTTTTGATGTTCCACCATTATATGTTGTGAGCTTAAATATT GTCAAGAATTTTATCCTTCTCGGTGACGTTCACAAAAGCATTTACTTTCTCAGTTGGAAGGAGCAGGGAGCTCAACTCACTTTATTGGCCAAGGATTTTGGTAACCTTGATTGTTTTGCAACGGAGTTTTTGATTGACGGAAGTACGCTGAGCCTTGTAGTTGCAGACGAGCAAAAGAACATTCAG ATCTTTTACTATGCACCAAAGATGTCTGAGAGTTGGAAAGGCCAGAAGCTTCTCTCAAGGGCTGAGTTTCATGTTGGTACCCATGTGACTAAGTTCCTGCGGTTGCAGATGCTCTCTACTTCATCTGACCGAACAGGGACCAATCCGGGCTCTGATAAAACCAATCGCTATGCTCTGTTATTCGGTACCCTGGATGGGAGCATTGGCTGTATTGCACCTCTTGATGAACTGACATTTCGTAGGTTGCAGTCATTACAGAAAAAGCTTGTGGATGCTGTTCCCCATGTTGCTGGTCTGAATCCAAGAGCTTTCCGCCAGTTTCAGTCAAATGGAAAGGCTCATCGGCCTGGCCCTGACACCATAGTTGACTGTGAGCTTCTAAGCCA TTATGAGATGCTTCCATTGGAGGAACAGCTTGAAATTGCAAACCAGATAGGGACGACTCGTTCACAAATTTTCTCAAACTTAAATGACCTCTCCATAGGAACGAGCTTCTTGTGA
- the LOC117618548 gene encoding cleavage and polyadenylation specificity factor subunit 1 isoform X1 — MSFAAYKMMHWPTGIENCASGFISHSRSDFVPRIPPIQTEDLESEWPTSRREIGPIPNLVVTAGNVLEVYVVRVQEEDGTRGPRASGEPKRGGLMDGVSGASLELVCHYRLHGNVVTMAILSSGGGDGSRRRDSIILTFEDAKISVLEFDDSIHGLRTSSMHCFEGPEWLHLRRGRESFARGPLVKVDPQGRCGSILVYGLQMIILKASQGGSGLVGDDDSFGSGGAISARIESSYIVNLRDMDMKHVKDFTFLHGYIEPVMVILHERELTWAGRVSWKHHTCMISALSISTTLKQHPLIWSAVNLPHDAYKLLAVPSPIGGVLVISANSIHYHSQSASCALALNSYAVSADNSQEMPRSSFTVELDTANATWLLNDVALLSTKTGELLLLTLVYDGRVVQRLDLSKSKASVLTSGITKVGNSLFFLGSRLGDSLLVQFTCGVGSSVLSSDMKDEVGDIEGDAPLAKRLRMSSSDALQDMVSGEELSLYGSAPNNAESAQKSFSFAVRDSLINVGPLKDFSYGLRINADANATGIAKQSNYELVCCSGHGKNGALCVLRQSIRPEMITEVELPGCKGIWTVYHKNARGHNADSSKIAASDDEYHAYLIISLEARTMVLETADLLSEVTESVDYFVQGRTIAAGNLFGRRRVVQVYERGARILDGSFMTQDLSFGTSNSEMGSGSESSTVLSVSIVDPYVLLRMSDGGIRLLVGDPSLCTVSISIPAAFESSKKSISACTLYHDKGPEPWLRKTSTDAWLSTGIDEAIDGADGVSHDQGDVYCVVCYESGSLEIFDVPNFNCVFSVDKFVSGNAHLVDTLMRDPPKDPQKLINKSSEEVSGQGRKENIQNMKVVELAMQRWSGQHSRPFLFGILNDGMILCYHAYLFEGPETASKTEDLASAQNTTGVSNLSASRLRNLRFVRVPLDTYAKKDTSNETSCQRMTIFKNIAGYQGLFLSGSRPAWFMVFRERLRIHPQLCDGSVVAVTVLHNVNCNHGLIYVTSQGILKICQLPPITSYDNYWPVQKIPLKGTPHQVTYFAEKNLYPLIVSVPVHKPLNQVLSSLVDQEVGHQVENHNLSSDELHRTYSVDEFEIRIMEPDKSGGPWQTKATIPMQTSENALTVRVVTLFNTTTKENETLLAIGTAYVQGEDVAGRGRVLLFSAGKSADDTQTLVSEVYSKELKGAISALASLQGHLLIASGPKIILHKWNGTELNGVAFFDVPPLYVVSLNIVKNFILLGDVHKSIYFLSWKEQGAQLTLLAKDFGNLDCFATEFLIDGSTLSLVVADEQKNIQIFYYAPKMSESWKGQKLLSRAEFHVGTHVTKFLRLQMLSTSSDRTGTNPGSDKTNRYALLFGTLDGSIGCIAPLDELTFRRLQSLQKKLVDAVPHVAGLNPRAFRQFQSNGKAHRPGPDTIVDCELLSHYEMLPLEEQLEIANQIGTTRSQIFSNLNDLSIGTSFL; from the exons ATGAGCTTCGCGGCATACAAGATGATGCACTGGCCGACGGGCATTGAGAACTGTGCATCGGGGTTCATCTCTCACTCACGCTCCGACTTCGTGCCTCGAATTCCTCCGATTCAGACGGAGGACCTCGAGTCTGAATGGCCCACCTCGCGCCGAGAAATCGGCCCCATTCCAAACCTCGTCGTCACCGCCGGGAATGTCCTTGAAGTGTACGTCGTCAGAGTTCAAGAGGAAGATGGCACCAGAGGCCCTAGGGCTTCAGGAGAACCCAAACGTGGTGGTCTCATGGACGGCGTCTCTGGGGCTTCGCTTGAGCTCGTTTGCCATTACAG ATTGCACGGTAATGTGGTAACAATGGCGATATTATCTAGTGGAGGTGGAGATGGTTCCAGAAGAAGAGATTCTATTATTTTAACCTTTGAAGATGCGAAAATTTCAGTTCTAGAGTTTGATGATTCAATTCATGGACTTCGTACTAG CTCTATGCACTGTTTTGAGGGCCCAGAGTGGCTTCATTTGAGAAGAGGTAGAGAGTCATTTGCAAGAGGCCCATTGGTTAAGGTTGATCCTCAAGGAAGGTGTGGAAGCATTCTTGTTTATGGTCTGCAAATGATAATACTTAAAGCTTCTCAG ggTGGCTCTGGTTTGGTTGGAGATGATGATAGTTTTGGTTCTGGAGGTGCAATTTCTGCTCGTATTGAGTCATCTTACATTGTTAATCTACGAGATATGGACATGAAGCATGTAAAGGATTTTACATTTTTACATG GTTATATCGAGCCTGTGATGGTTATCCTTCATGAGCGGGAGCTTACCTGGGCTGGGCGTGTCTCATGGAAGCACCACACTTGTATGATTTCTGCACTTAGTATCAGCACAACTTTGAAGCAGCATCCTCTTATATGGTCAGCTGTT AATCTCCCACATGATGCCTACAAGCTACTTGCTGTACCATCTCCAATTGGTGGTGTTCTTGTGATTAGTGCAAATTCTATTCATTACCATAGCCAG TCAGCCTCATGTGCGTTGGCATTGAACAGTTACGCTGTTTCTGCTGATAACAG TCAAGAGATGCCAAGATCTAGTTTCACCGTGGAGCTTGACACTGCCAATGCAACTTGGTTATTGAACGATGTAGCCTTGCTGTCTACAAAAACTGGAGAGCTACTATTGCTTACCCTTGTTTATGACGGACG GGTTGTGCAGAGACTTGACCTTTCAAAGTCTAAAGCTTCAGTACTTACGTCG GGTATTACGAAAGTTGGAAATTCGTTATTTTTTCTGGGCAGTCGGTTGGGGGACAGTTTGCTTGTGCAGTTCACTTGTGGTGTAGGGAGCTCAGTGTTGTCATCTGATATGAAGGATGAG GTAGGAGATATTGAAGGTGATGCCCCATTGGCAAAGCGATTGCGAATGTCATCTTCTGATGCATTGCAAGATATGGTTAGTGGCGAGGAGCTCTCTTTGTATGGGTCAGCTCCAAATAATGCAGAATCAGCTCAG AAGTCTTTTTCATTTGCTGTAAGGGACTCTTTGATTAATGTTGGTCCTTTGAAGGACTTCTCCTATGGTTTAAGGATTAATGCAGATGCAAATGCTACTGGAATTGCTAAACAGAGTAATTACGAACTG GTGTGCTGTTCGGGTCATGGAAAGAATGGTGCTCTCTGTGTTCTTCGTCAATCAATTCGTCCAGAAATGATTACTGAG GTTGAACTACCAGGCTGCAAGGGAATTTGGACTGTTTACCACAAGAATGCACGTGGTCATAATGCTGACTCTTCTAAAATTGCTGCTTCTGATGACGAGTATCATGCATATTTAATTATAAGTCTGGAGGCTCGTACAATG GTACTTGAAACAGCTGATCTTCTGAGTGAAGTCACAGAAAGTGTCGACTATTTCGTGCAAGGGAGAACAATTGCTGCAGGGAATTTGTTTGGAAG gCGTCGAGTTGTGCAGGTTTATGAACGTGGTGCTCGAATTTTAGATGGTTCTTTTATGACTCAGGATTTAAGCTTTGGAACTTCAAACTCTGAAATGGGTTCTGGTTCAGAGAGCTCCACAGTGCTATCAGTTTCTATTGTTGATCCCTATGTTTTACTGAGAATGTCTGATGGTGGTATCCGGCTCCTTGTTGGAG ATCCTTCTTTGTGCACTGTTTCTATAAGCATTCCAGCTGCCTTTGAGAGCTCAAAGAAATCGATATCTGCCTGCACACTGTATCATGATAAAGGACCTGAGCCATGGCTCCGGAAGACAAGTACTGATGCTTGGCTTTCCACAGGAATTGACGAGGCTATTGATGGTGCTGATGGTGTCTCACATGATCAGGGTGATGTATATTGTGTTGTTTGTTATGAAAGCGGTTCCCTTGAAATATTTGATGTGCCCAATTTCAATTGTGTTTTCTCTGTGGATAAGTTTGTATCGGGAAATGCACACCTCGTTGATACATTAATGCGAGACCCACCAAAAGATCCCCAAAAACTGATCAACAAAAGTTCTGAAGAAGTGAGTGGCCAGGGCCGGAAAGAAAATATACAGAATATGAAAGTTGTAGAGCTGGCTATGCAGAGATGGTCGGGACAGCATAGCCGTCCTTTTCTTTTCGGGATTTTGAATGATGGGATGATTCTTTGTTACCATGCTTACTTGTTTGAAGGTCCAGAGACTGCCTCTAAAACTGAGGATTTAGCTTCTGCTCAGAATACTACTGGTGTAAGCAATCTTAGTGCTTCCAGGCTCAGAAATTTGAGATTTGTTCGTGTCCCCTTGGACACATATGCTAAAAAGGACACATCAAATGAGACATCGTGCCAAAGAATGACAATTTTTAAGAACATTGCTGGCTATCAGGGGTTGTTCCTTTCCGGGTCAAGACCAGCTTGGTTTATGGTGTTCAGAGAACGTCTACGCATTCATCCACAG cTTTGTGATGGTTCAGTCGTTGCCGTCACTGTTCTTCACAATGTTAACTGTAACCATGGGCTCATATATGTTACATCACAG GGTATTTTGAAGATTTGCCAACTGCCGCCCATCACAAGTTATGACAATTATTGGCCAGTACAAAAG ATTCCGTTGAAAGGAACTCCTCATCAGGTCACTTACTTTGCTGAGAAGAATTTATACCCGCTTATAGTTTCAGTACCC GTTCATAAGCCACTGAATCAAGTTCTTTCATCTCTGGTTGATCAAGAAGTTGGCCATCAGgttgaaaatcataacttgAGTTCTGATGAACTACACCGAACTTATAGTGTTGATGAATTTGAGATTCGGATTATGGAGCCGGACAAATCTGGTGGCCCTTGGCAAACTAAAGCTACCATTCCAATGCAAACTTCTGAAAATGCTCTAACTGTTCGAGTGGTTACACTTTTT AATACAACCACAAAAGAGAATGAAACACTTTTAGCAATTGGGACTGCTTATGTGCAAGGGGAGGATGTTGCTGGGAGAGGACgggttcttttattttcagcTGGAAAAAGTGCTGACGATACCCAGACCTTG GTTTCAGAGGTTTACTCCAAAGAATTGAAGGGTGCCATTTCTGCATTAGCCTCACTTCAAGGTCATCTGTTGATAGCTTCTGGCCCTAAAATTATTTTACACAAGTGGAATGGTACTGAACTGAATGGTGTGGCATTTTTTGATGTTCCACCATTATATGTTGTGAGCTTAAATATT GTCAAGAATTTTATCCTTCTCGGTGACGTTCACAAAAGCATTTACTTTCTCAGTTGGAAGGAGCAGGGAGCTCAACTCACTTTATTGGCCAAGGATTTTGGTAACCTTGATTGTTTTGCAACGGAGTTTTTGATTGACGGAAGTACGCTGAGCCTTGTAGTTGCAGACGAGCAAAAGAACATTCAG ATCTTTTACTATGCACCAAAGATGTCTGAGAGTTGGAAAGGCCAGAAGCTTCTCTCAAGGGCTGAGTTTCATGTTGGTACCCATGTGACTAAGTTCCTGCGGTTGCAGATGCTCTCTACTTCATCTGACCGAACAGGGACCAATCCGGGCTCTGATAAAACCAATCGCTATGCTCTGTTATTCGGTACCCTGGATGGGAGCATTGGCTGTATTGCACCTCTTGATGAACTGACATTTCGTAGGTTGCAGTCATTACAGAAAAAGCTTGTGGATGCTGTTCCCCATGTTGCTGGTCTGAATCCAAGAGCTTTCCGCCAGTTTCAGTCAAATGGAAAGGCTCATCGGCCTGGCCCTGACACCATAGTTGACTGTGAGCTTCTAAGCCA TTATGAGATGCTTCCATTGGAGGAACAGCTTGAAATTGCAAACCAGATAGGGACGACTCGTTCACAAATTTTCTCAAACTTAAATGACCTCTCCATAGGAACGAGCTTCTTGTGA